CAATCATCCCGAAAAGCGATATCGTCCGATGGCTTCAGGAGCATTAAATCCCTTTCTGGGACTAGCATTCGGGTGTGGGCTGCTAATCGCTTCCTTGTTTTCTGCTTTTCACTTCGATTTGTGGTTTGGTAGTGTTTTATTATTTTATTTTTTGATCAATGTTGCCTATTCCTTTACATTAAAGCATGTGGTTATTCTGGATGTTATGATTATTTCTGCTGGTTTTGTACTCAGGGCAATCGGTGGCAGCCTAATGATCGGCACTCCTTTTACTCCGTGGTTTTTGCTGTGTACAATGTTGCTTTCTCTATTCTTGGCGATTAGCAAACGTCGCCATGAGCTTTATTTGCTACAGGAGGAAAAAGGAAGTCATCGTAAAGTATTGGAAAATTATTCGATAGAGCTATTAAATCAATTAAATACGATTGTAACCTCAGCAACGATTATCAGCTACTCCTTGTTTACCTTTACTTCAGGACGAACCATTCAGCTTATGTGGACAATTCCGTTTGTGATCTTTGGTATTTTCCGCTATCTTTACTTGATTATGATGGGCAACAAAGGAGGAACCCCTGAAAAAGTGCTAGTAGAGGACAAACCGATTCTGATTACGGTTCTACTATATGTGATTGCTGTAGCTAGTATTATCCTTATTTTTGAATAAACAATATAAAAGGTTGTGTAAATATTTATGCCATCGCAAGTTCTTATCCTTATATCAGTCATTCTTAGTGCATGCGGGCAGGTCGCTATGAAAATGGGAGCCTCTGGTCTCTCAGGAAAAAGCGATGTGTTTTTGATGAAAATACTGCAATATCTAACCAATATTCCAATTATGGTGGGGCTTGGCCTTTATGGAATTTCTGCGTTTGTTTGGATTGCAGCTATTGAAAAGGTGCAGCTCTCCTATGCTTATCCTATGGCCGCATTGGGTTATGTTCTGGTAGCCCTGCTTTCTATGTGGATTTTTCAGGAGCCCCTCTCAGGTGTCCGTCTGCTTGGTCTAGCTATTATTGTTGTTGGCGTCATTGTCATTTCACGTTCTTAGTAACTATTCGGAGGAAATGTTTATGCTATACGCTTTAGCACCATTTATCGGCTGGTTAGTATCCGGTACGATGAAATTTATGATTAATTATTTACAATATGGGAAAGAA
The nucleotide sequence above comes from Brevibacillus laterosporus LMG 15441. Encoded proteins:
- a CDS encoding decaprenyl-phosphate phosphoribosyltransferase; translation: MLSNSIKLKERIASKQNIFLLLLLQLRPHQWTKNLLVFAALLFSLHKVSIHLLGKSLIAFFLFCMVSGCVYIINDFADIKNDRNHPEKRYRPMASGALNPFLGLAFGCGLLIASLFSAFHFDLWFGSVLLFYFLINVAYSFTLKHVVILDVMIISAGFVLRAIGGSLMIGTPFTPWFLLCTMLLSLFLAISKRRHELYLLQEEKGSHRKVLENYSIELLNQLNTIVTSATIISYSLFTFTSGRTIQLMWTIPFVIFGIFRYLYLIMMGNKGGTPEKVLVEDKPILITVLLYVIAVASIILIFE
- a CDS encoding EamA family transporter, giving the protein MPSQVLILISVILSACGQVAMKMGASGLSGKSDVFLMKILQYLTNIPIMVGLGLYGISAFVWIAAIEKVQLSYAYPMAALGYVLVALLSMWIFQEPLSGVRLLGLAIIVVGVIVISRS